From Pagrus major chromosome 18, Pma_NU_1.0, a single genomic window includes:
- the grxcr1a gene encoding glutaredoxin domain-containing cysteine-rich protein 1, whose translation MEGTMLTAGQEKPQKRVRFRVASGNSGRVLKEMFKDEGPSDSLDSDCTSSSDADRASTPSTSGDVQGHLYGYLGSEPDDSECEPDDLLMYAGATKDWMFTTKRVNILSKNGTVRGVKHKVSAGQTLFENLPNSNSMELALEFGRIVIYTTSFRVVRTTFERCELVRKIFQNHRAKFVEKNIALDCEYGKELEERCKRVGEPPSLPVVFIDGHYLGGAEKILGMNESGELQDLLTKIERVQHPRTCQTCGDFAFIPCPMCHGSKMSVFRNVFTDSFKALKCTSCNENGLQPCVSCSR comes from the exons ATGGAGGGGACGATGCTGACGGCGGGGCAGGAGAAGCCACAGAAGCGGGTGAGGTTCCGCGTGGCTTCGGGGAACAGCGGCCGGGTGCTGAAGGAGATGTTCAAAGATGAAGGGCCCTCGGACTCCCTGGATTCAGACTGTACCAGCAGCTCTGACGCCGACCGGGCCAGCACCCCCTCTACAAGTGGAGATGTGCAGGGACACCTGTATGGATACCTGGGCTCCGAGCCGGACGACAGCGAGTGTGAGCCGGACGATCTGCTCATGTACGCAGGGGCCACCAAGGACTGGATGTTCACCACCAAGAGGGTCAACATACTCAGTAAAAATGGGACTGTGAGAGGGGTCAAGCACAAAGTCAGCGCCGGTCAGACGCTGTTTGAAAACCTGCCCAATTCTAACAGT ATGGAGTTAGCTCTTGAATTTGGCCGAATCGTGATCTACACCACGAGTTTCCGCGTGGTGAGGACGACCTTTGAGCGCTGCGAGCTGGTCCGGAAGATCTTCCAGAACCACAGGGCGAAGTTCGTGGAGAAGAACATCGCCCTGGACTGCGAGTACgggaaggagctggaggagcgGTGCAAACGCGTGGGAGAGCCTCCTTCATTACCGGTCGTGTTCATTGACGGACACTACCTCGGG GGTGCTGAGAAAATACTTGGCATGAACGAATCAGGAGAGCTTCAAGATCTTCTGACAAAAATCGAG AGGGTACAGCATCCCCGGACGTGCCAGACCTGTGGCGACTTCGCCTTCATCCCGTGCCCAATGTGCCATGGCAGCAAGATGTCCGTGTTTCGCAACGTCTTCACGGATTCCTTCAAAGCCCTCAAGTGCACTTCCTGCAACGAGAACGGCCTGCAGCCGTGCGTGAGCTGCAGCCGGTGA